AGTGAGCCCCTCAACAAGAGTCTCCGCAAGTCCCGGCCTCTGTCCCACTATTCCTCCTTCAGCGGCGGCAGCTCGGTGAGCGAGCTGGTGGACAAGGCCGCCGCGGCCTCTGGGCTGGCCAATGGGCATGACCCGCCCATGGACAAAACCAACTCTACCTCAAAGCACAAAAGCGGTGCTGTGGCCAGTCTGCTGAGCAAGGCGGAGCGGGCCGCGGAGCTCTCCGCCGAAGGACAGCTGACGCTGCAACAGTTTGCTCAGTCCACAGAGATGCTGAAACGGGTGGTTCAGGAACACCTTCCCCTGATGAGCGAGGCCGGGGCTGGGCTCCCAGACATGGAGGCTGTGTCGGGCACCGAGGCCCTGAATGGTCCTTCCGACTTCCCTTACCTAGGCGCCTTCCCCATCAATCCGGGCCTCTTTATCATGACGCCCGCAGGCGTGTTTCTGGCTGAGAGCGCCTTGCACATGGCGGGCCTAGCAGAGTATCCTATGCAGAGTGAGCTGGCTTCCGCCATCAGCTCCGGCAAGAAGAAACGGAAACGTTGCGGCATGTGCCCGCCCTGCCGACGGCGGATAAACTGCGAGCAGTGTAGCAGTTGTCGGAACCGAAAAACTGGC
The DNA window shown above is from Sminthopsis crassicaudata isolate SCR6 chromosome 2, ASM4859323v1, whole genome shotgun sequence and carries:
- the CXXC5 gene encoding CXXC-type zinc finger protein 5 isoform X2; the protein is MSSLVGSPQPDSGGSSKSGAVEKCSSDEALPPANPERRNKSGIISEPLNKSLRKSRPLSHYSSFSGGSSVSELVDKAAAASGLANGHDPPMDKTNSTSKHKSGAVASLLSKAERAAELSAEGQLTLQQFAQSTEMLKRVVQEHLPLMSEAGAGLPDMEAVSGTEALNGPSDFPYLGAFPINPGLFIMTPAGVFLAESALHMAGLAEYPMQSELASAISSGKKKRKRCGMCPPCRRRINCEQCSSCRNRKTGHQICKFRKCEELKKKPSAALEVMLPTGAAFRWFQ
- the CXXC5 gene encoding CXXC-type zinc finger protein 5 isoform X1, whose product is MSSLVGSPQPDSGGSSKSGAVEKCSSDEALPPANPERRNKSGIISEPLNKSLRKSRPLSHYSSFSGGSSVSELVDKAAAASGLANGHDPPMDKTNSTSKHKSGAVASLLSKAERAAELSAEGQLTLQQFAQSTEMLKRVVQEHLPLMSEAGAGLPDMEAVSGTEALNGPSDFPYLGAFPINPGLFIMTPAGVFLAESALHMAGLAEYPMQSELASAISSGKKKRKRCGMCPPCRRRINCEQCSSCRNRKTGHQICKFRKCEELKKKPSAALEKVMLPTGAAFRWFQ